Proteins encoded together in one Ictidomys tridecemlineatus isolate mIctTri1 chromosome 3, mIctTri1.hap1, whole genome shotgun sequence window:
- the LOC144376378 gene encoding palmitoyltransferase ZDHHC19-like isoform X2 → MSDPGILHRGSLEDPNIQYIARVNNKAFRLQWCSKCSFHRPPRTHHCPFCNICVEDFDHHCLWVNNCIGQRNFRVFVLLLVTLSLYLVVLLASCVLFLIRTRHMPLLLDSAMAIAVAVTALVLLLPVIMLLVVQAVSVSKGRSLRKNNPFDLGCANNWYLTICMPVGPKYMSAAIWMQRKEGTEWDPEQGNPVHTQFSPQHSRQHHPTEFPGPTSPTHRQGPPGSGEAAALQEISISPMPQQEAHREGLASHP, encoded by the exons ATGTCAGACCCAGGCATTTTACACAGAG GCTCCTTAGAGGACCCCAACATTCAATACATAGCACGAGTGAACAACAAGGCCTTCCGCCTGCAGTGGTGCTCGAAGTGTTCTTTCCATCGTCCACCccggacccaccactgtcccttcTGTAATATCTGTGTGGAG GACTTTGACCACCACTGCCTGTGGGTAAACAATTGTATAGGCCAAAGAAATTTCCGCGTATTCGTGCTGCTGCTGGTGACCCTGAGTCTTTATCTGGTTGTTCTTCTGGCTTCCTGTGTGCTTTTCCTCATTCGTACAAGACACATGCCCTTGTTGCTGGACTCAGCCATGGC CATCGCAGTAGCTGTAACGGCCTTGGTACTCCTGCTGCCTGTCATTATGCTCCTGGTGGTCCAGGCTGTGTCGGTGAGCAAG GGCAGATCACTCCGGAAAAACAACCCCTTCGACCTGGGCTGTGCCAACAACTGGTACTTGACCATTTGTATGCCAGTGGGACCCAA GTACATGTCTGCAGCTATTTGGATGCAGCGGAAGGAAGGCACAGAGTGGGACCCTGAACAAGGGAACCCAGTGCACACACAGTTCTCGCCACAACATTCCCGTCAACACCATCCCACAGAGTTCCCTGGGCCCACATCTCCAACACATAGGCAGGGCCCCCCAGGGAGTGGCGAGGCTGCAGCTTTACAGGAG ATTTCCATCAGCCCGATGCCGCAGCAAGAAGCCCACAGAGAAGGCTTGGCCTCCCATCCATGA
- the LOC144376378 gene encoding palmitoyltransferase ZDHHC19-like isoform X1, whose protein sequence is MGLPQAVEWWKGLLPLPKSLPLPGSLEDPNIQYIARVNNKAFRLQWCSKCSFHRPPRTHHCPFCNICVEDFDHHCLWVNNCIGQRNFRVFVLLLVTLSLYLVVLLASCVLFLIRTRHMPLLLDSAMAIAVAVTALVLLLPVIMLLVVQAVSVSKGRSLRKNNPFDLGCANNWYLTICMPVGPKYMSAAIWMQRKEGTEWDPEQGNPVHTQFSPQHSRQHHPTEFPGPTSPTHRQGPPGSGEAAALQEISISPMPQQEAHREGLASHP, encoded by the exons ATGGGGCTGCCCCAAGCAGTAGAGTGGTGGAAGGGCCTCCTGCCACTGCCCAAATCTCTTCCCCTGCCAGGCTCCTTAGAGGACCCCAACATTCAATACATAGCACGAGTGAACAACAAGGCCTTCCGCCTGCAGTGGTGCTCGAAGTGTTCTTTCCATCGTCCACCccggacccaccactgtcccttcTGTAATATCTGTGTGGAG GACTTTGACCACCACTGCCTGTGGGTAAACAATTGTATAGGCCAAAGAAATTTCCGCGTATTCGTGCTGCTGCTGGTGACCCTGAGTCTTTATCTGGTTGTTCTTCTGGCTTCCTGTGTGCTTTTCCTCATTCGTACAAGACACATGCCCTTGTTGCTGGACTCAGCCATGGC CATCGCAGTAGCTGTAACGGCCTTGGTACTCCTGCTGCCTGTCATTATGCTCCTGGTGGTCCAGGCTGTGTCGGTGAGCAAG GGCAGATCACTCCGGAAAAACAACCCCTTCGACCTGGGCTGTGCCAACAACTGGTACTTGACCATTTGTATGCCAGTGGGACCCAA GTACATGTCTGCAGCTATTTGGATGCAGCGGAAGGAAGGCACAGAGTGGGACCCTGAACAAGGGAACCCAGTGCACACACAGTTCTCGCCACAACATTCCCGTCAACACCATCCCACAGAGTTCCCTGGGCCCACATCTCCAACACATAGGCAGGGCCCCCCAGGGAGTGGCGAGGCTGCAGCTTTACAGGAG ATTTCCATCAGCCCGATGCCGCAGCAAGAAGCCCACAGAGAAGGCTTGGCCTCCCATCCATGA